In Candidatus Contubernalis alkalaceticus, the following proteins share a genomic window:
- a CDS encoding serine hydrolase domain-containing protein, whose protein sequence is MSFSDGKKQVKPGTKSGDLDERLQALLQNLMRKKHIKHAIAAVESGDRSFRWIGFEGEANPDGTPMKADTPFWIASVTKLYIAATIFKLHEQKRISINNPMSDYLPGDLIEGLHRINDVDYTDKITLQHLLGHSSGLPDYIEIHPKGEKSLFDRILEEGDRTWTIEEIVEVVRRVNTPLFAPQPLDAEKKKIRYSDTNFQLLIAIIETVTGKPIHAVFEELLYKPLGLEETFHPGTSPEKPLKPAATVYYQDKPLNIPEAMRSFGDLNSTVNDLFTFMRALVSGGVFDDPDTINLMREGWNQFGFSISPIGPGWPIEYSLGIMRFRIPRIISPFRPVPEIIGHTGASGSWLFYCPPLDIYLAGDVSQITAGPVPFQFAPKLLGLLNTHFT, encoded by the coding sequence ATGTCTTTCAGCGATGGAAAAAAACAAGTCAAACCCGGAACAAAATCAGGTGATCTTGACGAACGTCTGCAGGCTCTCCTGCAAAACCTGATGAGAAAAAAACATATAAAGCACGCTATTGCTGCTGTTGAAAGCGGAGACCGCTCCTTCCGGTGGATTGGATTCGAAGGGGAAGCCAATCCGGATGGTACCCCCATGAAAGCTGACACCCCGTTCTGGATTGCCAGCGTAACAAAACTGTATATTGCAGCCACAATCTTTAAACTCCATGAACAAAAACGCATTTCTATTAATAATCCCATGTCAGATTACCTGCCGGGGGATTTGATTGAAGGTCTGCACAGAATAAACGATGTAGATTACACTGACAAGATCACCCTTCAACACCTGCTGGGTCATTCCTCCGGCCTGCCTGATTATATAGAAATCCATCCCAAAGGAGAAAAAAGCCTGTTTGATAGGATCCTGGAGGAGGGAGACCGGACCTGGACCATTGAAGAAATCGTTGAAGTTGTCCGGAGGGTAAACACTCCGCTGTTTGCTCCACAGCCTCTAGATGCAGAGAAAAAAAAGATTCGCTACTCCGATACCAATTTCCAACTGCTGATTGCCATCATCGAAACAGTAACCGGTAAGCCGATTCATGCCGTGTTTGAGGAATTGCTTTATAAACCTCTGGGGCTGGAAGAGACTTTCCATCCCGGTACCTCACCGGAAAAACCACTGAAGCCGGCTGCCACAGTTTATTATCAAGACAAGCCTCTGAACATTCCTGAAGCTATGAGATCCTTTGGAGATTTAAACAGCACAGTGAACGATCTGTTTACATTTATGCGGGCACTGGTGAGTGGTGGAGTTTTTGATGACCCGGACACAATAAACCTCATGAGAGAGGGGTGGAATCAATTTGGCTTCTCCATAAGTCCCATTGGTCCTGGCTGGCCCATAGAGTACAGCCTTGGCATCATGCGATTTCGCATCCCGCGTATTATTTCTCCATTCCGCCCTGTACCGGAGATAATTGGACACACGGGAGCTTCCGGTTCATGGCTTTTTTACTGCCCGCCGCTGGATATCTATCTGGCCGGTGATGTCAGCCAGATTACTGCCGGACCCGTGCCATTTCAGTTCGCACCAAAATTGCTGGGTTTGCTGAATACTCATTTCACCTAA
- a CDS encoding DMT family transporter, whose product MGFSKNDEEDEAWFQPGLYFTFETLGLQLTSASSASMIIAGVPAAASLMASLFLKERLNQREWTGILLSVAGVVLLAFFDDNPQYAVSSVKGNFLVFLAVISAAVYMVLARRLTTKISVMNITAYQFFYGGLFFLPLFLLQYNAMDWLLIEPAAVAALGFLIILSTVAAFLAYNYALSKIKTSHAAVFINGIPLVTVLTAGVVLGEQLGYLQILGGFIIITGVTLTSLRTKRTKEEHAVMHQKNENKKL is encoded by the coding sequence GTGGGTTTTAGCAAAAATGATGAAGAAGATGAAGCCTGGTTCCAGCCAGGACTTTACTTCACCTTTGAAACCCTGGGCTTACAGCTCACCTCTGCGTCCAGCGCTTCCATGATAATTGCAGGAGTTCCCGCGGCCGCTTCTCTAATGGCCAGCCTCTTTCTTAAGGAAAGATTAAACCAGCGGGAATGGACAGGCATATTGTTGTCTGTGGCCGGGGTAGTGCTGCTGGCTTTTTTCGATGACAATCCCCAATATGCGGTTAGTTCTGTGAAGGGTAATTTCCTGGTATTTCTGGCGGTTATTTCTGCTGCCGTATACATGGTCCTGGCTCGACGCTTAACTACGAAAATTTCGGTTATGAACATTACTGCATACCAGTTTTTTTACGGTGGTTTATTTTTTCTTCCGCTGTTTTTGCTGCAGTATAATGCCATGGATTGGCTGCTCATAGAACCGGCAGCCGTGGCAGCACTGGGGTTTTTGATTATTCTATCTACTGTTGCCGCTTTCCTGGCCTATAATTATGCATTATCAAAAATTAAAACTTCTCATGCCGCTGTTTTCATTAATGGAATACCTCTGGTAACTGTGCTGACTGCAGGCGTCGTTTTGGGTGAACAGCTGGGATATCTGCAGATTCTGGGGGGATTTATTATCATCACCGGAGTAACCCTTACCAGCTTGAGGACCAAAAGAACGAAAGAAGAACATGCTGTAATGCATCAAAAAAACGAGAATAAGAAGTTATAA
- a CDS encoding ribbon-helix-helix domain-containing protein, with protein MIRKQIYLEEALVEQIKKIADKNNISQSELIRQSIKHFINEEQIKGEDEDPLLKLIGLFSSDVTDGSTNHDHYIYGAKKHEK; from the coding sequence ATGATTCGCAAACAGATTTATTTAGAAGAAGCTTTGGTTGAACAAATTAAAAAAATTGCTGACAAAAATAATATCTCTCAATCTGAACTTATCCGTCAGTCCATCAAGCATTTCATTAATGAAGAACAAATAAAGGGTGAAGATGAAGACCCTTTACTGAAATTGATTGGACTATTTAGTTCAGATGTTACCGACGGATCAACTAATCATGATCATTATATATATGGAGCTAAAAAACATGAAAAATGA
- a CDS encoding type II toxin-antitoxin system VapC family toxin — MKNEVFVDTGGWLACMNKKDEHHSAAKEYLMKLKKDGIPLNTSNYVMSETLTWLNYNNFHDTAVKGMNLWKEAEQMNMLSIQWVDRTIVEEAWEIFKIFSDHKLSFTDCTSFAICKKAKIKKVFGFDKHFNVLGFLLSPYQVHENNAEYDVLQPIM; from the coding sequence ATGAAAAATGAAGTATTTGTAGATACCGGGGGATGGTTGGCCTGTATGAACAAAAAGGATGAGCATCACAGTGCAGCGAAGGAATATCTTATGAAACTTAAAAAAGATGGTATTCCATTAAATACGTCTAATTATGTTATGTCTGAAACTCTAACCTGGTTAAATTATAATAATTTTCACGATACTGCAGTTAAGGGAATGAACCTCTGGAAAGAAGCGGAACAAATGAATATGTTATCAATTCAATGGGTAGATAGGACTATCGTGGAAGAAGCCTGGGAAATATTTAAAATTTTTTCCGACCATAAATTATCTTTCACTGACTGTACTTCTTTTGCCATTTGCAAAAAAGCTAAAATTAAGAAGGTCTTCGGTTTTGATAAACATTTTAATGTTCTGGGATTTTTACTGAGCCCCTATCAAGTTCATGAAAATAATGCCGAATATGATGTTCTGCAGCCAATCATGTAA
- a CDS encoding sigma-70 family RNA polymerase sigma factor: MNAVEDLTSQIFEKLFSKIRHYQPERAAFSAWLFSIARNTITDYYRSRNRTNFTSLNLTADIIDSKPDPAEITAFNETKQHLLKALVSLNQRERDIIALKFWSGHSNRDIAKLIGISESNTGVILFRAMRRLRIILESQGVNIYES; this comes from the coding sequence ATCAATGCTGTTGAAGATTTAACCAGTCAGATTTTTGAAAAATTATTCTCTAAAATTAGACACTATCAACCGGAAAGGGCGGCATTCTCCGCATGGCTTTTTAGTATTGCTCGTAATACTATAACTGATTATTATCGCAGTCGTAATCGGACCAATTTTACTTCCCTCAATTTAACTGCGGATATCATTGATTCTAAGCCTGATCCTGCTGAGATCACAGCTTTTAATGAAACAAAACAGCATTTATTAAAGGCTTTAGTTTCTTTAAATCAACGGGAACGAGATATTATAGCATTGAAGTTCTGGAGCGGGCACTCAAACAGAGATATTGCCAAACTTATCGGCATTAGTGAAAGTAATACCGGTGTTATATTGTTTCGGGCCATGCGGCGGCTGCGAATTATTCTGGAAAGCCAGGGGGTGAACATCTATGAAAGTTGA
- a CDS encoding DUF4126 domain-containing protein has translation MEIILSLLIGIGLSATSGFRVFVPLLIMSIASLSGHLEFSHGFQWIGSYPALVIFLVATVIEVLAYFIPYLDNILSLISSPVSVIAGIIITASVVTGMSPLLTWTLAVIAGGGFSLAGKVTSNVVHTGSTTMTGGSANLGVSFVETVISTVMAVLSVLFPLLVILFVGIIGWVLAKMMKKMKPGSSQDFTSPLKPWAYSSPLRPALP, from the coding sequence ATGGAAATAATCCTCAGCCTACTTATTGGAATTGGACTCAGCGCGACTTCGGGTTTCAGAGTTTTTGTACCTTTATTAATTATGAGCATTGCTTCACTGTCTGGACATCTGGAGTTTTCCCACGGTTTCCAATGGATTGGTTCTTACCCTGCCCTTGTAATATTTTTAGTGGCAACCGTTATAGAAGTTCTGGCATATTTTATCCCGTACCTGGACAATATTTTGAGTCTAATAAGCTCACCTGTATCTGTAATTGCCGGCATTATTATTACCGCTTCTGTGGTTACAGGAATGAGCCCCCTTCTTACCTGGACACTGGCAGTTATTGCCGGTGGGGGCTTTTCACTGGCTGGAAAGGTTACCAGTAATGTGGTTCATACCGGTTCTACAACAATGACTGGAGGAAGCGCTAATCTAGGAGTTTCCTTTGTGGAAACGGTTATTTCCACGGTAATGGCAGTACTATCGGTCTTATTTCCCCTGCTGGTGATTCTATTTGTAGGGATCATAGGGTGGGTTTTAGCAAAAATGATGAAGAAGATGAAGCCTGGTTCCAGCCAGGACTTTACTTCACCTTTGAAACCCTGGGCTTACAGCTCACCTCTGCGTCCAGCGCTTCCATGA
- a CDS encoding DUF4179 domain-containing protein, which yields MRNIEFDRDMDMKFKEVLNDWAAGGRLSQEHSNMLKENVKKMSRMERNKKKPLLAWISTTAAAAVLLFAVLVMNVPEVRTWAAENIPIINRYIGEWTEIEKGWEWAEEHDMFQEVLVSTTARGYTVNIHKVLADPIQTTVFYSLEGSSPKPVYFDEILFNGSKFVTGMGARGDVIDGVYVGSMEFDPLPEYNGILTFIIESIGDIKGNWQVSFSVTREPLSQLTRSVLINKEFEVPAGLITVEELRLAPTQTELVIKYHGDFHGPDLSSRFVTLSLDGNEVGSRGGGGQGTLQEDGTWKEQYQVHFQPLEGLSQDSVVTIGLSGLLFHEGETILPFKGDRSSQSPDGRRVKIVEFDTNNEKGKAVISVEVDEKNPDPFLISYWQVIDDEGSIHMTEFPEVTGQSESTARFVFPGEEPKEIQERSWKIQWKLPADRTAVALINMGYWAYDDIGTVTVEIPLDMLN from the coding sequence ATGAGAAACATAGAATTTGATAGGGATATGGATATGAAATTCAAAGAAGTTTTAAATGACTGGGCTGCCGGGGGTAGATTATCCCAGGAGCATTCAAACATGCTCAAGGAAAATGTAAAAAAAATGTCCAGAATGGAAAGAAATAAAAAGAAACCTCTGCTGGCTTGGATAAGCACCACTGCTGCAGCCGCTGTATTGTTGTTCGCCGTTCTGGTTATGAATGTTCCCGAAGTACGAACCTGGGCCGCTGAAAATATACCCATAATTAACAGATATATTGGGGAATGGACTGAAATAGAGAAGGGTTGGGAATGGGCTGAGGAACACGATATGTTTCAGGAAGTACTGGTGAGCACAACGGCTAGGGGTTATACTGTTAATATCCATAAAGTGCTGGCTGACCCCATTCAAACTACTGTTTTTTATTCACTGGAGGGCAGTTCCCCAAAGCCTGTTTACTTTGACGAGATTTTGTTCAACGGCAGTAAGTTTGTTACCGGCATGGGCGCCCGGGGAGATGTTATAGACGGTGTTTACGTTGGCAGCATGGAATTTGACCCTCTTCCGGAATATAATGGTATATTGACCTTCATAATAGAAAGTATCGGAGATATAAAAGGAAACTGGCAGGTATCGTTCTCCGTTACCAGGGAACCATTAAGCCAGCTTACCAGGAGTGTTTTAATCAATAAAGAGTTTGAAGTCCCCGCAGGCTTGATTACTGTGGAAGAATTACGGCTTGCTCCTACCCAAACAGAGCTAGTAATAAAATATCACGGAGACTTTCATGGACCTGACCTGTCATCCAGGTTTGTAACCCTTTCACTGGACGGAAATGAGGTAGGGTCTAGAGGAGGTGGGGGACAGGGAACTCTGCAGGAGGATGGAACCTGGAAAGAGCAGTATCAGGTGCATTTTCAACCCCTGGAAGGGCTGTCCCAAGACTCTGTAGTGACCATCGGGCTGTCTGGCTTATTGTTTCATGAAGGAGAAACAATTTTGCCATTTAAAGGTGACAGGTCCTCACAATCTCCGGATGGGCGCAGGGTTAAGATAGTAGAATTTGATACAAATAATGAAAAGGGAAAGGCGGTTATCAGTGTTGAGGTAGATGAAAAGAACCCGGATCCATTTTTAATAAGTTACTGGCAGGTCATAGACGATGAAGGCAGTATACATATGACGGAATTTCCAGAGGTTACGGGCCAATCAGAATCCACAGCCAGATTCGTTTTTCCCGGAGAAGAACCGAAGGAAATACAGGAAAGAAGCTGGAAAATCCAATGGAAGCTTCCTGCGGACCGCACAGCTGTAGCTCTGATTAATATGGGATACTGGGCTTATGATGATATCGGTACCGTAACTGTGGAAATACCGCTGGATATGCTTAATTAA
- the arr gene encoding NAD(+)--rifampin ADP-ribosyltransferase, whose amino-acid sequence MNMKNERKPFSTMDPGPFYHGTKADLKAGDMLEPGYSSNYGERKKANYVYLTATLDAATWGAELAAGDGPGRIYCVEPTGPIEDDPNLTDKKFPGNPTRSYRNQHPLRVMSEVLDWEGHSPEKLKSMRDHLDKLKRLGIEAIND is encoded by the coding sequence ATGAATATGAAGAACGAACGGAAGCCGTTCAGTACAATGGATCCCGGACCTTTCTACCACGGCACAAAAGCCGACCTGAAGGCGGGGGACATGCTGGAACCTGGCTATAGCTCTAACTATGGCGAGAGAAAGAAGGCTAACTACGTCTATCTGACTGCGACATTGGATGCGGCTACGTGGGGAGCTGAACTGGCAGCGGGCGACGGGCCGGGTCGAATCTATTGTGTAGAGCCCACAGGTCCCATTGAGGATGATCCCAATCTGACGGACAAGAAGTTTCCGGGGAATCCAACGAGATCCTACCGAAACCAACACCCACTACGAGTAATGAGCGAGGTTTTGGACTGGGAGGGGCACTCTCCGGAGAAGCTCAAAAGCATGCGAGATCACCTTGACAAGCTTAAGCGGCTAGGCATCGAGGCAATCAACGATTGA
- a CDS encoding nucleotide pyrophosphohydrolase produces the protein MEKHLNIDQLNKLIKTFCEDRDWDQYHNAKDLSIGIVTEASELLQLFRFKSNLEVDNMLTDETIRTEIGEELADILFFILRFAQKYNFDLSYELNRKVEINKKRYPISEYKGSNKKNTNDK, from the coding sequence TTGGAAAAACATTTAAACATAGACCAATTAAATAAACTTATAAAAACATTCTGTGAAGACAGAGATTGGGACCAATATCATAATGCCAAAGATTTATCTATTGGTATCGTTACGGAAGCTTCAGAATTATTACAGTTATTTAGATTTAAGTCAAATTTAGAAGTTGATAATATGCTAACTGACGAAACTATAAGAACTGAAATAGGAGAGGAGCTAGCAGACATCCTTTTTTTTATATTACGCTTCGCTCAAAAATATAACTTTGATTTGTCGTATGAATTGAACCGTAAGGTGGAAATTAATAAAAAGCGATATCCAATTAGCGAATACAAGGGTTCTAACAAGAAGAACACAAATGATAAGTAG
- a CDS encoding alpha/beta fold hydrolase, with product MFHIKEGVLQIEDSNMHYVSLGKGNKPLIIIPGLSDGLKTVKGTGMLMWLMYRGFAKEYRVWIFSRKNQLKPGMTTREMAQDQAAAMDILNLNNAVVMGVSQGGMISQWLAIDSPEKVKKLVLVVTLSRQNQTIQKVVVNWIDMAENERYGDLAVDTMEKAYIEKALRKWRPFYWLIRRTGKPVSKERYLIQANSCITHNAYPELSKIKCPTLIAGGGEDKIVGGAEVQQEMAEHIPDNQLLIYPDLGHDAYTAKNFITKVLDFLR from the coding sequence ATGTTTCATATCAAAGAAGGCGTCCTGCAGATTGAAGACAGCAATATGCATTACGTTTCCCTGGGGAAAGGGAACAAGCCTCTAATAATCATCCCCGGTCTTTCCGACGGCCTCAAGACGGTTAAGGGTACGGGGATGCTAATGTGGCTTATGTATCGCGGCTTTGCCAAGGAATACCGGGTTTGGATTTTTAGCCGTAAAAATCAACTTAAGCCCGGGATGACTACCAGAGAGATGGCTCAGGACCAGGCAGCCGCCATGGATATATTAAATTTAAACAATGCTGTGGTTATGGGCGTATCCCAGGGAGGGATGATTTCTCAATGGCTTGCCATTGATTCCCCAGAAAAAGTCAAAAAACTAGTGCTTGTGGTTACACTTTCCCGTCAAAACCAGACCATACAAAAAGTTGTGGTAAACTGGATAGACATGGCAGAAAATGAACGCTATGGGGACCTGGCGGTGGATACCATGGAAAAAGCCTACATCGAAAAAGCTCTGAGGAAGTGGCGGCCGTTTTACTGGCTGATAAGAAGAACAGGAAAACCAGTTTCGAAGGAGCGTTATCTGATTCAGGCTAACTCATGTATCACCCACAACGCCTATCCGGAACTGAGTAAAATAAAATGCCCCACCCTGATAGCTGGAGGAGGGGAAGACAAAATTGTTGGAGGGGCTGAAGTACAACAGGAAATGGCTGAACATATACCAGACAACCAGCTGTTAATATATCCCGACCTGGGGCATGATGCGTATACAGCAAAAAACTTTATTACAAAAGTGCTGGATTTTTTAAGGTAA